A genomic region of Zea mays cultivar B73 chromosome 6, Zm-B73-REFERENCE-NAM-5.0, whole genome shotgun sequence contains the following coding sequences:
- the LOC100280017 gene encoding uncharacterized protein isoform X5: MPPPRRKRKAASYEPRRRSPSRLEFRATVDGAWYEARVAVQCGALRVMYEEFLEEQDEWYDPAGLATSSAWDVVKLRARFRVPSTPLEDTQCRDLQAGARLCVSCSLDGGDLKFYDAILDSVYPAAHEIVDGMERCACRFAVQWSDGPRAGSMEEVGIERVCCVQSSPVQDPVLMEFLDGVTKLAGDANVETVSQEIHVAPVVKGGVPANALQTRHRDFNGKFGPASRQAV, encoded by the exons ATGCCGCCGCCGCGACGAAAGCGGAAGGCGGCCTCGTACGAGCCACGGCGGCGCTCGCCATCCCGCCTGGAGTTTCGTGCCACAGTGGACGGCGCGTGGTACGAGGCACGCGTGGCTGTGCAGTGCGGCGCGCTGCGGGTCATGTACGAGGAGTTCCTCGAGGAGCAGGACGAGTGGTACGACCCCGCCGGGCTCGCGACTTCCTCCGCGTGGGACGTAGTCAAGCTCCGCGCCAGGTTTCGTGTGCCGTCCACACCCCTGGAAGACACCCAGTGCCGCGATCTCCAAGCCGGCGCACGACTCTGCGTCTCCTGCTCGCTCGACGGCGGTGACCTCAAGTTCTACGACGCCATCCTCGATTCC GTGTATCCAGCGGCTCACGAGATCGTTGACGGCATGGAGCGGTGCGCCTGCCGTTTCGCGGTGCAGTGGTCGGATGGACCGCGCGCTGGGAGCATGGAGGAGGTCGGCATTGAGCGGGTTTGCTGCGTGCAGTCCTCGCCGGTGCAAGACCCAGTGCTTATGGAGTTCCTGGACGGCGTGACCAAGCTGGCCGGGGATGCCAACGTGGAAACAGTGTCTCAGGAGATCCACGTCGCGCCGGTAGTCAAAGGCGGCGTCCCTGCAAACGCCCTGCAAACGCGTCACCGTGATTTCAACGGAAAATTTGGTCCAGCAAGTAGGCAAGCGGTTTGA
- the LOC100280017 gene encoding uncharacterized protein isoform X6, giving the protein MSLAASPSPLRWRFLLSHYKEGNSTSSRSLPAIPLPLSTSSLEVSKAIVQSGRTTWRILRRTSFPSAERDLSYPIWFFGSQTTQVYPAAHEIVDGMERCACRFAVQWSDGPRAGSMEEVGIERVCCVQSSPVQDPVLMEFLDGVTKLAGDANVETVSQEIHVAPVVKGGVPANALQTRHRDFNGKFGPASRQAV; this is encoded by the exons ATGAGCTTGGCTGCTTCTCCAAG TCCTCTTCGCTGGCGATTTCTTCTCTCACACTACAAGGAGGGGAACTCTACGAGCTCGCGCTCGTTGCCTGCCATCCCACTTCCTCTCTCCACCTCGTCTTTGGAAGTCTCCAAAGCGATTGTGCAGTCTGGCAGGACAACCTGGAGGATTCTTCGCCGAACGAGTTTTCCGAGCGCGGAG CGTGACCTCTCCTACCCGATCTGGTTCTTTGGATCTCAAACTACTCAG GTGTATCCAGCGGCTCACGAGATCGTTGACGGCATGGAGCGGTGCGCCTGCCGTTTCGCGGTGCAGTGGTCGGATGGACCGCGCGCTGGGAGCATGGAGGAGGTCGGCATTGAGCGGGTTTGCTGCGTGCAGTCCTCGCCGGTGCAAGACCCAGTGCTTATGGAGTTCCTGGACGGCGTGACCAAGCTGGCCGGGGATGCCAACGTGGAAACAGTGTCTCAGGAGATCCACGTCGCGCCGGTAGTCAAAGGCGGCGTCCCTGCAAACGCCCTGCAAACGCGTCACCGTGATTTCAACGGAAAATTTGGTCCAGCAAGTAGGCAAGCGGTTTGA
- the LOC100280017 gene encoding uncharacterized protein isoform X2, whose protein sequence is MSHSLLRGSRCLLFLLRCPTIDELGCFSKSSSLAISSLTLQGGELYELALVACHPTSSLHLVFGSLQSDCAVWQDNLEDSSPNEFSERGVSATAPHHRVAAMPPPRRKRKAASYEPRRRSPSRLEFRATVDGAWYEARVAVQCGALRVMYEEFLEEQDEWYDPAGLATSSAWDVVKLRARFRVPSTPLEDTQCRDLQAGARLCVSCSLDGGDLKFYDAILDSVYPAAHEIVDGMERCACRFAVQWSDGPRAGSMEEVGIERVCCVQSSPVQDPVLMEFLDGVTKLAGDANVETVSQEIHVAPVVKGGVPANALQTRHRDFNGKFGPASRQAV, encoded by the exons ATGTCGCATAGTCTCCTGCGTGGATCACGTTGTCTCCTCTTTCTCTTGCGCTGTCCCACTATCGATGAGCTTGGCTGCTTCTCCAAG TCCTCTTCGCTGGCGATTTCTTCTCTCACACTACAAGGAGGGGAACTCTACGAGCTCGCGCTCGTTGCCTGCCATCCCACTTCCTCTCTCCACCTCGTCTTTGGAAGTCTCCAAAGCGATTGTGCAGTCTGGCAGGACAACCTGGAGGATTCTTCGCCGAACGAGTTTTCCGAGCGCGGAG TCTCCGCCACTGCGCCACACCACCGCGTCGCAGCAATGCCGCCGCCGCGACGAAAGCGGAAGGCGGCCTCGTACGAGCCACGGCGGCGCTCGCCATCCCGCCTGGAGTTTCGTGCCACAGTGGACGGCGCGTGGTACGAGGCACGCGTGGCTGTGCAGTGCGGCGCGCTGCGGGTCATGTACGAGGAGTTCCTCGAGGAGCAGGACGAGTGGTACGACCCCGCCGGGCTCGCGACTTCCTCCGCGTGGGACGTAGTCAAGCTCCGCGCCAGGTTTCGTGTGCCGTCCACACCCCTGGAAGACACCCAGTGCCGCGATCTCCAAGCCGGCGCACGACTCTGCGTCTCCTGCTCGCTCGACGGCGGTGACCTCAAGTTCTACGACGCCATCCTCGATTCC GTGTATCCAGCGGCTCACGAGATCGTTGACGGCATGGAGCGGTGCGCCTGCCGTTTCGCGGTGCAGTGGTCGGATGGACCGCGCGCTGGGAGCATGGAGGAGGTCGGCATTGAGCGGGTTTGCTGCGTGCAGTCCTCGCCGGTGCAAGACCCAGTGCTTATGGAGTTCCTGGACGGCGTGACCAAGCTGGCCGGGGATGCCAACGTGGAAACAGTGTCTCAGGAGATCCACGTCGCGCCGGTAGTCAAAGGCGGCGTCCCTGCAAACGCCCTGCAAACGCGTCACCGTGATTTCAACGGAAAATTTGGTCCAGCAAGTAGGCAAGCGGTTTGA
- the LOC100280017 gene encoding uncharacterized protein isoform X1 produces MSHSLLRGSRCLLFLLRCPTIDELGCFSKGIQSSSLAISSLTLQGGELYELALVACHPTSSLHLVFGSLQSDCAVWQDNLEDSSPNEFSERGVSATAPHHRVAAMPPPRRKRKAASYEPRRRSPSRLEFRATVDGAWYEARVAVQCGALRVMYEEFLEEQDEWYDPAGLATSSAWDVVKLRARFRVPSTPLEDTQCRDLQAGARLCVSCSLDGGDLKFYDAILDSVYPAAHEIVDGMERCACRFAVQWSDGPRAGSMEEVGIERVCCVQSSPVQDPVLMEFLDGVTKLAGDANVETVSQEIHVAPVVKGGVPANALQTRHRDFNGKFGPASRQAV; encoded by the exons ATGTCGCATAGTCTCCTGCGTGGATCACGTTGTCTCCTCTTTCTCTTGCGCTGTCCCACTATCGATGAGCTTGGCTGCTTCTCCAAG GGGATACAGTCCTCTTCGCTGGCGATTTCTTCTCTCACACTACAAGGAGGGGAACTCTACGAGCTCGCGCTCGTTGCCTGCCATCCCACTTCCTCTCTCCACCTCGTCTTTGGAAGTCTCCAAAGCGATTGTGCAGTCTGGCAGGACAACCTGGAGGATTCTTCGCCGAACGAGTTTTCCGAGCGCGGAG TCTCCGCCACTGCGCCACACCACCGCGTCGCAGCAATGCCGCCGCCGCGACGAAAGCGGAAGGCGGCCTCGTACGAGCCACGGCGGCGCTCGCCATCCCGCCTGGAGTTTCGTGCCACAGTGGACGGCGCGTGGTACGAGGCACGCGTGGCTGTGCAGTGCGGCGCGCTGCGGGTCATGTACGAGGAGTTCCTCGAGGAGCAGGACGAGTGGTACGACCCCGCCGGGCTCGCGACTTCCTCCGCGTGGGACGTAGTCAAGCTCCGCGCCAGGTTTCGTGTGCCGTCCACACCCCTGGAAGACACCCAGTGCCGCGATCTCCAAGCCGGCGCACGACTCTGCGTCTCCTGCTCGCTCGACGGCGGTGACCTCAAGTTCTACGACGCCATCCTCGATTCC GTGTATCCAGCGGCTCACGAGATCGTTGACGGCATGGAGCGGTGCGCCTGCCGTTTCGCGGTGCAGTGGTCGGATGGACCGCGCGCTGGGAGCATGGAGGAGGTCGGCATTGAGCGGGTTTGCTGCGTGCAGTCCTCGCCGGTGCAAGACCCAGTGCTTATGGAGTTCCTGGACGGCGTGACCAAGCTGGCCGGGGATGCCAACGTGGAAACAGTGTCTCAGGAGATCCACGTCGCGCCGGTAGTCAAAGGCGGCGTCCCTGCAAACGCCCTGCAAACGCGTCACCGTGATTTCAACGGAAAATTTGGTCCAGCAAGTAGGCAAGCGGTTTGA
- the LOC100280017 gene encoding uncharacterized protein isoform X3 — translation MSHSLLRGSRCLLFLLRCPTIDELGCFSKGIQSSSLAISSLTLQGGELYELALVACHPTSSLHLVFGSLQSDCAVWQDNLEDSSPNEFSERGGQYHVHHRHRRSSLSSGDSFSLVDGRVRIDPQRDLSYPIWFFGSQTTQVYPAAHEIVDGMERCACRFAVQWSDGPRAGSMEEVGIERVCCVQSSPVQDPVLMEFLDGVTKLAGDANVETVSQEIHVAPVVKGGVPANALQTRHRDFNGKFGPASRQAV, via the exons ATGTCGCATAGTCTCCTGCGTGGATCACGTTGTCTCCTCTTTCTCTTGCGCTGTCCCACTATCGATGAGCTTGGCTGCTTCTCCAAG GGGATACAGTCCTCTTCGCTGGCGATTTCTTCTCTCACACTACAAGGAGGGGAACTCTACGAGCTCGCGCTCGTTGCCTGCCATCCCACTTCCTCTCTCCACCTCGTCTTTGGAAGTCTCCAAAGCGATTGTGCAGTCTGGCAGGACAACCTGGAGGATTCTTCGCCGAACGAGTTTTCCGAGCGCGGAGGTCAGTACCACGTTCATCATCGTCACCGCCGTTCTTCACTTTCCTCCGGTGATTCGTTCTCACTCGTCGACGGAAGGGTGCGCATCGATCCACAGCGTGACCTCTCCTACCCGATCTGGTTCTTTGGATCTCAAACTACTCAG GTGTATCCAGCGGCTCACGAGATCGTTGACGGCATGGAGCGGTGCGCCTGCCGTTTCGCGGTGCAGTGGTCGGATGGACCGCGCGCTGGGAGCATGGAGGAGGTCGGCATTGAGCGGGTTTGCTGCGTGCAGTCCTCGCCGGTGCAAGACCCAGTGCTTATGGAGTTCCTGGACGGCGTGACCAAGCTGGCCGGGGATGCCAACGTGGAAACAGTGTCTCAGGAGATCCACGTCGCGCCGGTAGTCAAAGGCGGCGTCCCTGCAAACGCCCTGCAAACGCGTCACCGTGATTTCAACGGAAAATTTGGTCCAGCAAGTAGGCAAGCGGTTTGA
- the LOC100280017 gene encoding uncharacterized protein isoform X7, which produces MPPPRRKRKAASYEPRRRSPSRLEFRATVDGAWYEARVAVQCGALRVMYEEFLEEQDEWYDPAGLATSSAWDVVKLRARFRVPSTPLEDTQCRDLQAGARLCVSCSLDGGDLKFYDAILDSVCSFYFILAHNTQMQMTTSFVLFLVWRLRSETVCFISCLAFEI; this is translated from the coding sequence ATGCCGCCGCCGCGACGAAAGCGGAAGGCGGCCTCGTACGAGCCACGGCGGCGCTCGCCATCCCGCCTGGAGTTTCGTGCCACAGTGGACGGCGCGTGGTACGAGGCACGCGTGGCTGTGCAGTGCGGCGCGCTGCGGGTCATGTACGAGGAGTTCCTCGAGGAGCAGGACGAGTGGTACGACCCCGCCGGGCTCGCGACTTCCTCCGCGTGGGACGTAGTCAAGCTCCGCGCCAGGTTTCGTGTGCCGTCCACACCCCTGGAAGACACCCAGTGCCGCGATCTCCAAGCCGGCGCACGACTCTGCGTCTCCTGCTCGCTCGACGGCGGTGACCTCAAGTTCTACGACGCCATCCTCGATTCCGTGTGTTCCTTCTATTTCATCCTTGCACATAATACGCAGATGCAAATGACAACGTCGTTTGTTTTATTTCTTGTTTGGCGTTTGAGATCTGAGACCGTTTGTTTTATTTCTTGTTTGGCGTTTGAGATCTGA
- the LOC100280017 gene encoding uncharacterized protein isoform X4 has protein sequence MSLAASPSPLRWRFLLSHYKEGNSTSSRSLPAIPLPLSTSSLEVSKAIVQSGRTTWRILRRTSFPSAEVSTTFIIVTAVLHFPPVIRSHSSTEGCASIHSVTSPTRSGSLDLKLLSLRHCATPPRRSNAAAATKAEGGLVRATAALAIPPGVSCHSGRRVVRGTRGCAVRRAAGHVRGVPRGAGRVVRPRRARDFLRVGRSQAPRQVSCAVHTPGRHPVPRSPSRRTTLRLLLARRR, from the exons ATGAGCTTGGCTGCTTCTCCAAG TCCTCTTCGCTGGCGATTTCTTCTCTCACACTACAAGGAGGGGAACTCTACGAGCTCGCGCTCGTTGCCTGCCATCCCACTTCCTCTCTCCACCTCGTCTTTGGAAGTCTCCAAAGCGATTGTGCAGTCTGGCAGGACAACCTGGAGGATTCTTCGCCGAACGAGTTTTCCGAGCGCGGAGGTCAGTACCACGTTCATCATCGTCACCGCCGTTCTTCACTTTCCTCCGGTGATTCGTTCTCACTCGTCGACGGAAGGGTGCGCATCGATCCACAGCGTGACCTCTCCTACCCGATCTGGTTCTTTGGATCTCAAACTACTCAG TCTCCGCCACTGCGCCACACCACCGCGTCGCAGCAATGCCGCCGCCGCGACGAAAGCGGAAGGCGGCCTCGTACGAGCCACGGCGGCGCTCGCCATCCCGCCTGGAGTTTCGTGCCACAGTGGACGGCGCGTGGTACGAGGCACGCGTGGCTGTGCAGTGCGGCGCGCTGCGGGTCATGTACGAGGAGTTCCTCGAGGAGCAGGACGAGTGGTACGACCCCGCCGGGCTCGCGACTTCCTCCGCGTGGGACGTAGTCAAGCTCCGCGCCAGGTTTCGTGTGCCGTCCACACCCCTGGAAGACACCCAGTGCCGCGATCTCCAAGCCGGCGCACGACTCTGCGTCTCCTGCTCGCTCGACGGCGGTGA
- the LOC109940637 gene encoding protein ALP1-like, producing MSPSHTEDEFASSDSSDSEDETLLLVNLLTLNIAAQHLHRRRSGLPRRVIHRDHFAGENLIQHHYFAANPVYPPHVFRRRFRMSRPLFLRILQGLQQHDIYFTQRVDATGMPGLGPLQKVCAAMRILAYGLPSDAVDEYIQIGESTARECLHHFCRAIIDCFSAWYLRTPTQDDINRIMHNSESRGFPGMLGSIDCMHWEWRNCPTAWRGQFCGRNGRASMILEAVATYDLWIWHAFFGMPGTNNDVNVLHRSHVFDPITTGRMPPVNYTVNGNAYNFGYYLADGIYPNWPTFVKAIRHPYEEKKVYFTQMQESCRKDIERAFGVLQARWAVLRGPAYGWDRNRLTEIMTACIIMHNMIVEDEGPFAANIDFGDNSSRIDSSQIIAEGRAEWVINHFDLRRQDRSCSLQNDLVEHLWSRRGSM from the exons ATGTCTCCTAGCCATACGGAAGATGAGTTTGCTTCGAGTGATTCGAGTGATAGTGAGGATGAAACTCTTTTGCTTGTCAACCTACTAACCCTAAACATTGCGGCGCAGCACCTTCACCGCCGACGGTCCGGTCTACCCCGCCGTGTCATTCACAGAGATCATTTCGCTGGAGAAAACCTCATCCAACATCACTACTTCGCCGCTAACCCAGTGTATCCACCGCATGTGTTTCGTAGAAG GTTCCGCATGAGTAGGCCTTTGTTTCTCCGCATCCTGCAAGGTCTTCAACAACACGATATTTACTTTACACAAAGAGTTGACGCAACTGGTATGCCCGGACTAGGACCATTACAAAAAGTATGTGCGGCCATGCGGATACTTGCTTATGGCTTACCTTCAGATGCGGTAGACGAGTATATTCAAATTGGGGAATCAACGGCTAGGGAATGCCTTCATCATTTTTGTCGCGCAATCATTGATTGTTTTAGTGCTTGGTATTTACGCACTCCAACTCAAGATGACATTAATCGCATCATGCATAATAGTGAGTCGCGGGGTTTTCCTGGCATGTTGGGATCCATCGATTGCATGCACTGGGAGTGGAGGAACTGTCCAACGGCATGGCGAGGTCAATTTTGTGGTAGAAATGGTAGGGCATCCATGATACTTGAAGCTGTTGCAACGTATGATCTATGGATTTGGCATGCATTTTTTGGCATGCCTGGGACAAACAATGACGTGAACGTGCTCCACCGTTCCCACGTCTTTGACCCAATCACTACTGGTCGAATGCCCCCTGTCAATTACACAGTTAATGGTAATGCGTATAACTTCGGTTATTACCTCGCTGATGGTATTTACCCAAACTGGCCTACTTTTGTGAAAGCAATCCGACACCCATACGAGGAAAAGAAAGTCTACTTCACTCAGATGCAGGAAAGTTGCCGAAAGGATATTGAGCGTGCTTTTGGAGTACTTCAAGCCCGGTGGGCGGTGCTCCGTGGACCAGCTTATGGTTGGGATCGTAATCGTTTGACAGAGATAATGACGGCTTGCATCATCATGCATAACATGATCGTTGAAGACGAAGGCCCATTTGCTGCAAACATTGATTTCGGAGACAACTCTTCAAGGATTGATTCATCTCAAATAATAGCGGAAGGACGTGCCGAATGGGTTATTAACCACTTCGATCTACGTCGCCAAGATAGATCGTGCTCCCTTCAAAATGATCTTGTCGAGCACTTATGGAGTCGCCGTGGAAGTATGTAA